A part of Vigna radiata var. radiata cultivar VC1973A chromosome 11, Vradiata_ver6, whole genome shotgun sequence genomic DNA contains:
- the LOC106778064 gene encoding phosphatidylinositol 4-kinase gamma 2 has product MSADVAVRPALKESVHWQGRCPGESILIYITVDGAVTPMLVSESDSIASVKMRIQTCKGIPGNRQKLVYGGRELARKDALIKDYGVTANNVLHLVLRLSDMIFIVVRTTGGKEFEFQIDRHRNVEYLKQRIKKKGKDFIDLDGCQDLFCDGEELQDQSLFRDVCNADNGVIHLVAQKSAKVDAKPVHKDLELSVVADDSEEGGNQVTTTKTGPSGDFLLEPVFVNPNVNLFPFLWDMIGSTLNGLKQGNHPMRSSEGTGGTYFMQDSTGMEYVSVFKPIDEEPNAVNNPQGLPVSSNGEGLKRGTRVGEGAVREVAAYILDHPRAGPRLVSGEAIGFSGVPPTVMVQCLNQHFNHPNGFDFSPEHSKVGSLQAFMKNHGNCEDLGPGSFSVEEVHKITVLDLRMANADRHAGNILYRKDADGRTLLIPIDHGYCLPEQFEDCTFDWLYWPQAREPYSPDTVEYIKSLNAEKDIELLKYYGWDVPVECARTLRISTILLKKGVERGLSPFDIGSIMCRENLNKKSVIEEIICEAQESMLPGMGESVFLEFVSQIMDSRLDKLSK; this is encoded by the exons ATGTCGGCTGATGTTGCTGTGAGACCGGCTCTGAAAGAATCGGTGCATTGGCAAGGGCGCTGTCCCGGCGAATCTATCCTGATATATATAACCGTGGATGGTGCTGTGACGCCAATGCTTGTGTCTGAGTCTGATTCGATTGCTTCAGTGAAAATGAGGATTCAGACATGCAAAGGAATTCCGGGGAATAGGCAGAAGCTGGTCTATGGTGGCAGAGAGCTTGCCCGCAAGGATGCACTCATCAAGGATTACGGTGTCACTGCCAACAATGTTCTTCACTTGGTTCTCCGGCTCTCTGACATGATCTTCATTGTTGTAAGGACCACCGGTGGGAAGGAGTTTGAGTTTCAGATTGATCGACATAGAAATGTGGAGTACCTGAAGCAACGCATTAAGAAGAAGGGGAAAGATTTCATCGATCTCGACGGCTGTCAAGACCTTTTCTGTGACGGAGAAGAGCTCCAAGACCAGAGCCTCTTCCGTGACGTCTGCAACGCCGATAATGGTGTGATTCATTTGGTAGCTCAAAAATCTGCAAAGGTTGATGCCAAACCGGTTCACAAGGATTTAGAGCTTTCGGTTGTTGCTGATGACTCAGAAGAGGGGGGAAATCAGGTGACGACGACAAAGACAGGACCAAGTGGAGATTTCTTGTTGGAACCAGTTTTTGTGAATCCTAATGTCAatctttttcctttcctttgGGACATGATTGGCTCAACATTGAATGGTTTGAAACAAGGAAATCACCCTATGAGGTCCTCAGAGGGCACAGGAGGGACTTACTTCATGCAAGATTCAACAGGTATGGAGTATGTTTCGGTTTTCAAGCCCATCGATGAGGAGCCAAATGCGGTGAATAACCCACAAGGCCTACCGGTTTCGTCCAATGGTGAAGGTTTGAAAAGAGGGACAAGGGTAGGAGAAGGAGCGGTGAGAGAAGTTGCAGCATATATATTGGATCATCCAAGAGCAGGGCCAAGGTTGGTGTCGGGAGAAGCAATAGGCTTTTCCGGGGTTCCCCCAACTGTCATGGTCCAGTGCTTAAACCAACACTTCAACCATCCAAACGGGTTTGATTTCTCCCCAGAGCATTCAAAGGTGGGTTCACTGCAGGCATTCATGAAGAATCATGGTAACTGTGAGGACCTTGGTCCAGGGTCTTTTTCTGTGGAGGAGGTGCATAAGATCACTGTGCTTGATCTAAGAATGGCTAATGCAGATAGACATGCTGGTAATATATTATACAGGAAAGATGCAGATGGCCGCACTCTCCTCATTCCCATTGATCATGGCTACTGTCTACCAGAGCAG TTTGAGGATTGCACATTTGATTGGCTTTACTGGCCCCAAGCTCGTGAACCTTACTCTCCTGACACagttgaatatattaaatctcTGAATGCTGAGAAAGATATAGAGCTTCTGAAATATTATGGGTGGGATGTTCCGGTAGAGTGTGCTCGAACACTCCGAATCTCCACAATTTTATTGAAGAAAGGGGTTGAGAGAGGTCTCAGTCCCTTTGACATCGGAAGCATTATGTGTAGGGAAAATTTGAACAAGAAATCTGTAATCGAGGAGATTATTTGTGAAGCCCAGGAATCAATGCTACCTGGCATGGGGGAATCTGTGTTTCTTGAATTTGTCTCCCAGATCATGGATTCTCGCCTTGACAAGCTTTCAAAATAA
- the LOC106778063 gene encoding uncharacterized protein LOC106778063 yields the protein MSYGPTHLFTRCKFLHTLHVLLAFVVFCFVLLWFVAFIIFITSHPLDTSSLTAMAKPENRTNLASCFVATIFLIFLLIVVFLLYFTLFKPQDPKIAVSAVQIPSFSATNGTVNFTFSQYASVRNPNRGTFSHYDSSLQLLYHGTQVGFMFVPAGKIAAGRTQYMAATFTVQSFPLGPGPTLVNGPSNVGPTMEMESKIEMAGRVRVLHLFSHHVEAKAECRVVVALTDGSVLGFRC from the coding sequence ATGAGCTATGGTCCTACCCACCTCTTCACACGCTGCAAATTTCTACACACACTCCATGTGCTCCTggcttttgttgtgttttgttttgttctgcTTTGGTTTGTTgcattcatcatcttcatcacatCACATCCCTTAGATACTTCCTCTCTCACAGCCATGGCGAAGCCCGAGAACCGCACGAACCTGGCGTCCTGTTTTGTGGCCACCATCTTCCTGATCTTCCTCCTCATCGTCGTCTTCCTCCTTTACTTCACGCTGTTCAAGCCCCAGGATCCCAAAATCGCCGTCAGCGCCGTCCAGATCCCTTCCTTCTCCGCCACTAACGGTACCGTCAACTTCACCTTCTCTCAGTACGCCTCCGTCCGCAACCCTAACCGTGGCACCTTCTCGCACTACGACAGCTCGCTCCAGCTTCTCTACCACGGCACACAGGTCGGCTTCATGTTCGTCCCCGCTGGAAAGATCGCCGCCGGCAGGACTCAGTACATGGCCGCCACGTTCACTGTCCAGTCCTTCCCCTTGGGCCCGGGGCCCACCTTAGTGAACGGTCCCAGCAATGTGGGGCCCACGATGGAGATGGAGTCGAAAATAGAGATGGCTGGGCGCGTGAGAGTGTTGCACCTTTTCAGTCACCACGTGGAGGCGAAAGCTGAGTGCAGGGTCGTCGTCGCTCTCACCGATGGATCCGTGTTAGGCTTCCGTTGCTAA
- the LOC106776985 gene encoding uncharacterized protein LOC106776985: protein MASEREYFDRSGPLHLTCVDWDNAHHRKSVAASLVQGVYVLEKDRQERRQGPDALALPWWTFFHFQLLRTLVDDVDSSIFGAIYEFKPPTSICNDTLHRSPCYVIAFRGTITKADSVSRDIELDIHFVRNGLHQTSRFEIAIQAVRNMVATVGGSNIWLAGHSLGSAMAMLIGKTMAKTGVFIQSLLFNPPYASAPIERIKDKKLKHGLRFAGSVVTAGIAIAMKAKQKKSLSFDPFAALSAWVPCLFVNPSDPICCEYVGYFEHRTKMEEIGAGSIEKLATQTSLGCLLMGALGKESDEPLHLIPSASLTVNHTPSRDFREAHGIHQWWKPDLRLESKLYQY from the exons ATGGCTTCTGAGAGGGAATATTTTGATCGCTCTGGACCCTTACACTTAACATGTGTTGACTG GGATAATGCACATCATCGAAAGTCAGTTGCTGCTAGTTTGGTCCAAGGTGTTTATGTTTTAGAGAAGGACAGACAAGAACGACGACAAGGTCCCGATGCTCTTGCATTGCCATGGTGGACGTTCTTCCATTTTCAGTTGCTTCGAACACTTGTTGACGATGTTGATTCTTCCATCTTTGGTGCAATTTATGAGTTCAAGCCGCCAACTTCTATATGCAATGACACTTTACACAGAAGTCCATGTTATGTAATTGCATTTCGAGGGACTATAACCAAAGCAGACTCAGTTTCCCGTGACATTGAGTTGGATATCCACTTCGTGAGAAATGGGCTTCATCAGACATCACGCTTTGAGATAGCTATCCAAGCTGTTCGAAACATGGTGGCCACTGTGGGTGGTTCAAATATCTGGTTAGCTGGTCACTCTCTAGGATCAGCAATGGCAATGCTCATTGGGAAAACCATGGCCAAGACAGGCGTATTTATTCAGTCTCTTCTGTTCAACCCTCCATATGCATCTGCTCCAATTGAGAGAATTAAGGATAAGAAATTGAAACACGGGCTTCGATTTGCTGGCAGTGTAGTAACAGCAGGAATTGCCATTGCTATGAAGGCTAAGCAGAAGAAGAGTTTGTCCTTTGATCCATTTGCTGCTTTGTCTGCCTGGGTTCCATGCTTATTTGTGAATCCATCTGACCCTATCTGCTGTGAGTATGTCGGATACTTTGAGCACAGAACAAAAATGGAGGAGATTGGTGCAGGAAGCATTGAAAAGTTAGCCACCCAAACCTCCCTTGGTtgtctactgatgggtgctttGGGGAAGGAATCTGATGAACCTCTTCACCTCATTCCTTCTGCATCTCTAACGGTTAATCATACTCCTTCACGAGATTTCAGAGAAGCTCATGGGATTCACCAATGGTGGAAACCCGACTTACGCCTGGAATCCAAGCTCTACCAATACTAA